From the genome of Ptychodera flava strain L36383 chromosome 22, AS_Pfla_20210202, whole genome shotgun sequence, one region includes:
- the LOC139123272 gene encoding leucine-rich repeat-containing protein 20-like, with amino-acid sequence MSSQAQSVADVTNKCRSAQEDGQLDLSNCKLEKVPDAIFVFFMDKQPESCNLSGNTLSKIPAKLGKKFHLLKEFIASGNKLCDLPSSLGTMANLSHLDLSHNAFTVFPAVIYSLPSLKELNVEMNHIERVDVGKLVESGNLQSLNVRNNPLDAETKAAVQQWKHQLTICYTELESQSAEN; translated from the exons ATGTCAAGCCAAGCACAATCCGTTGCTGATGTTACCAATAAGTGCCGGAGTGCACAGGAAGATGGACAACTAG ACCTCTCCAACTGTAAATTGGAGAAGGTACCAGatgctatttttgttttctttatggACAAACAACCTGAATCATGTAATTTATCTGGTAACACACTGAGCAAAATACCTGCCAAGCTGGGGAAAAAATTCCATCTGCTGAAAG AGTTCATCGCATCTGGCAATAAATTGTGCGACCTTCCTAGCTCTCTTGGTACCATGGCAAATCTATCACATCTGGATCTATCCCATAATGCATTTACTGTTTTCCCTGCTGTTATCTATAGTTTACCAAGCCTCAAAGAGCTCAATGTTGAAATGAACCACATAGAAA GAGTGGATGTTGGGAAATTGGTGGAAAGTGGGAACCTGCAGAGCCTAAATGTGCGGAACAATCCTCTGGACGCAGAAACCAAGGCTGCTGTTCAACAATGGAAACACCAACTAACTATCTGCTATACAGAATTAGAATCTCAAAGTGCTgagaattga